From Achromobacter spanius, a single genomic window includes:
- the paaG gene encoding 2-(1,2-epoxy-1,2-dihydrophenyl)acetyl-CoA isomerase PaaG translates to MSYQDIQFDLSGGIARLTLNRPDKLNSFTANMHAEVADALTRVEAEGARVLVLTGAGRGFCAGQDLSERKPAPDGTPPDLGETVDKFYGPLVRRLNALPMPVVVGVNGVAAGAGANLAFAGDIVIAKASANFIQSFCRLGLIPDTGGTFVLPRLVGRARAMGLALLGDKLSAKQAEEWGLIWQCVADEEFDATLDRLATHFAAAPTKGLAFTKRALQASLGNDLSTQLDLERDMMRELGQSADYAEGVAAFLGKREPQFKGQ, encoded by the coding sequence ATGAGCTATCAGGATATTCAATTCGACCTGTCCGGCGGCATTGCGCGCCTGACGCTGAACCGCCCGGACAAGCTGAACAGCTTCACGGCCAACATGCACGCGGAAGTGGCCGACGCGCTGACCCGCGTCGAAGCCGAAGGCGCGCGCGTGCTGGTGCTGACCGGCGCGGGCCGCGGCTTCTGCGCGGGCCAGGACCTGAGCGAGCGCAAGCCCGCGCCGGATGGCACGCCGCCCGACCTGGGCGAGACCGTCGACAAGTTCTACGGCCCATTGGTGCGCCGGCTCAACGCCTTGCCGATGCCGGTTGTGGTGGGCGTGAACGGCGTGGCGGCAGGCGCGGGCGCCAATCTGGCGTTTGCGGGCGACATCGTCATCGCCAAGGCCTCGGCCAACTTCATCCAGTCGTTCTGCCGTCTGGGCCTCATCCCGGACACGGGCGGCACGTTTGTGCTGCCCCGTCTGGTGGGCCGCGCCCGGGCCATGGGCCTGGCGCTGCTGGGCGACAAGCTGAGCGCCAAGCAGGCAGAGGAGTGGGGGCTGATCTGGCAATGCGTGGCCGACGAGGAATTCGACGCCACGCTGGATCGCCTGGCCACGCATTTCGCGGCCGCGCCCACCAAGGGCCTGGCATTCACCAAGCGCGCCTTGCAGGCCAGCCTGGGCAATGATCTGTCCACGCAGCTCGACCTGGAGCGCGACATGATGCGCGAACTGGGCCAGAGCGCGGATTACGCCGAAGGCGTGGCCGCGTTCCTGGGCAAGCGTGAACCGCAGTTCAAGGGGCAATGA
- the paaB gene encoding 1,2-phenylacetyl-CoA epoxidase subunit PaaB yields the protein MSKDWPLWEVFIRSQHGLAHKHVGSLHAPDAEMAINHARDVYTRRNEGLSIWVVRASDISASSPGDKDPLFEPANSKVYRHPTFFPMPEEIKHM from the coding sequence ATGAGCAAAGACTGGCCTCTGTGGGAAGTCTTCATCCGTAGCCAGCACGGCCTGGCGCACAAGCACGTGGGCAGCCTGCATGCTCCGGACGCCGAAATGGCGATCAATCACGCCCGCGACGTGTACACGCGCCGCAACGAGGGCCTGAGCATCTGGGTGGTGCGCGCCTCGGATATTTCGGCCAGCAGCCCGGGCGACAAGGATCCGCTGTTCGAGCCGGCCAACAGCAAGGTCTACCGGCATCCGACCTTCTTCCCGATGCCCGAAGAAATCAAGCACATGTAA
- the paaC gene encoding 1,2-phenylacetyl-CoA epoxidase subunit PaaC, protein MDKALFEYLLRLGDTSLILSQRLGAWTGHGPILEEDLALTNTALDLLGQARMWLTLAGEVEGAGRDEDALAYLRDTHEFRNALLVERDNGNYADTMARQFLFDVWHYFLLQRLEASADERVAAIAAKSLKEVTYHVRRSSDMVVRLGDGTAESHAKMQAAIDDAWRFTGELFTDDAIDQDVAARGIGCALSALRQPWLAHVREVLEEATLTVPDEAAAHHAAHRGGRQGKHTEALGYVLAEMQHLHRAYPGATW, encoded by the coding sequence ATGGACAAAGCACTGTTTGAATACCTGCTGCGCCTGGGCGACACGTCGCTCATCCTGTCGCAGCGGCTGGGCGCCTGGACGGGGCACGGTCCCATCCTGGAAGAGGATCTGGCGTTGACCAACACCGCGCTCGACCTGCTGGGCCAGGCCCGCATGTGGCTGACGCTGGCCGGCGAGGTCGAGGGCGCGGGCCGCGACGAGGACGCGCTGGCCTATCTGCGCGACACGCACGAATTCCGCAACGCGCTGCTGGTCGAGCGCGACAACGGCAATTACGCCGACACCATGGCGCGGCAGTTCCTGTTCGACGTCTGGCATTACTTCCTGCTGCAGCGCCTGGAGGCGTCTGCTGATGAGCGCGTCGCGGCCATCGCCGCCAAGTCGCTCAAGGAAGTGACCTATCACGTACGCCGATCGTCGGACATGGTGGTGCGCCTGGGCGATGGCACCGCGGAAAGCCACGCCAAGATGCAGGCCGCCATCGACGACGCCTGGCGTTTCACGGGCGAGCTCTTCACCGACGACGCCATCGACCAGGACGTCGCGGCGCGCGGCATCGGCTGTGCCTTGTCTGCGCTGCGCCAGCCGTGGCTTGCGCACGTGCGGGAAGTGCTGGAAGAAGCCACGCTGACCGTTCCCGACGAAGCCGCCGCCCACCACGCCGCGCATCGCGGCGGGCGCCAGGGCAAGCACACCGAGGCGCTGGGTTACGTGCTGGCCGAGATGCAGCACCTGCACCGCGCCTACCCGGGAGCCACGTGGTGA
- the paaD gene encoding 1,2-phenylacetyl-CoA epoxidase subunit PaaD, whose protein sequence is MNALAPISADQVFAWLQEVPDPEIPVLSVVDLGVVREVSWDGDACVVVITPTYSGCPAMREITQDICQTLERHGVSEVRVETRLGPAWTTDWMSEKGREALKGYGIAAPAERAIDISGISRRTAAPAIACPRCGSRDTRMVSNFGSTSCKALYRCVSCREPFDYFKTH, encoded by the coding sequence GTGAACGCGCTCGCGCCCATTTCCGCCGACCAGGTCTTTGCCTGGCTGCAGGAGGTCCCGGACCCCGAGATCCCCGTGCTGTCCGTGGTGGACCTGGGCGTGGTGCGTGAGGTGTCGTGGGATGGCGATGCGTGTGTCGTCGTCATCACCCCCACCTATTCGGGCTGCCCGGCCATGCGCGAAATCACGCAAGACATCTGCCAGACGCTCGAACGCCACGGCGTGTCCGAGGTCCGGGTCGAGACGCGCCTTGGGCCCGCCTGGACGACCGACTGGATGAGCGAAAAAGGGCGCGAGGCGCTCAAGGGCTACGGCATTGCCGCGCCCGCCGAGCGCGCCATCGACATCTCGGGCATCAGCCGCCGCACGGCCGCCCCGGCCATCGCCTGCCCGCGCTGCGGGTCGCGCGATACGCGGATGGTCAGCAATTTCGGGTCGACGTCGTGCAAGGCGCTGTATCGCTGCGTCTCGTGCCGCGAGCCCTTCGATTATTTCAAGACTCACTAA
- the orn gene encoding oligoribonuclease has translation MAANENRLIWLDMEMTGLDPEKERIIEVAVVVTEPDLTVVAEGPVIVVHQSDSLLDAMDNWNKSTHGKSGLIDKVKASTVTEAEAEDTLLAFLAQHVPAGKSPMCGNTISQDRRFMFAYMPRLEQFFHYRNLDVSTLKELARRWAPAVYKGFEKKSRHEALADIYESIDELKYYREHFLKV, from the coding sequence ATGGCTGCGAACGAAAACCGCCTGATCTGGCTCGACATGGAAATGACGGGCCTGGACCCCGAGAAAGAACGGATTATTGAAGTCGCCGTCGTGGTGACGGAACCCGACCTGACCGTCGTGGCCGAGGGGCCGGTGATTGTGGTGCACCAGTCCGACAGCCTGCTCGACGCGATGGACAACTGGAACAAGTCGACCCACGGCAAGAGCGGGCTGATCGACAAGGTCAAGGCGTCCACGGTGACCGAGGCAGAGGCAGAGGATACGCTGTTGGCGTTTCTTGCGCAGCATGTGCCGGCGGGCAAATCGCCCATGTGCGGCAACACCATCAGCCAGGACCGCCGTTTCATGTTTGCCTACATGCCGCGCCTGGAGCAGTTCTTCCATTACCGCAACCTGGACGTCAGCACGCTCAAGGAGCTGGCGCGCCGCTGGGCCCCCGCCGTGTACAAGGGATTCGAGAAAAAGAGCCGCCACGAAGCGCTGGCCGACATCTACGAGTCCATCGACGAGCTCAAGTATTACCGCGAGCATTTCCTGAAGGTCTGA
- a CDS encoding NAD(P)H-hydrate epimerase has translation MPSYSVAQIRQAEQRALATGRALMPLAGAAAASFVAARVPADASILALAGPGNNGGDALEAAALLLARGLDVHVVLPSGPDRLPADAARAWAGWVTAGGETRTHTDLPARPSPDLVIDGLFGIGLNRPLDAAWQCLIDTVNAWHVPVLALDVPSGIDADAGVALGRPIRARWTLSFIAPSRGLSFAGAGREAAGECHLDTLGVAMPDDGSTRR, from the coding sequence ATGCCGTCCTATTCCGTCGCGCAGATTCGCCAAGCCGAGCAGCGCGCCCTGGCAACCGGGCGTGCGCTGATGCCGCTGGCCGGCGCGGCGGCGGCCAGCTTCGTCGCGGCGCGGGTGCCGGCCGACGCGTCCATCCTGGCGCTAGCCGGGCCCGGCAATAACGGCGGGGACGCTTTGGAAGCCGCCGCGCTATTGTTGGCGCGAGGCTTGGATGTTCACGTGGTGCTGCCTTCGGGGCCAGACAGGCTGCCCGCCGATGCGGCGCGCGCCTGGGCCGGCTGGGTGACCGCGGGCGGAGAGACCCGAACGCATACCGATCTTCCGGCCAGACCGTCCCCGGATCTGGTCATCGACGGATTGTTCGGCATCGGCTTGAACCGGCCTCTGGATGCCGCGTGGCAATGCCTGATCGATACGGTCAACGCGTGGCACGTTCCGGTGCTGGCGCTGGATGTACCTAGCGGCATCGATGCCGACGCCGGCGTGGCGCTGGGCCGGCCGATCCGGGCGCGTTGGACGCTGTCGTTCATTGCGCCCAGCCGCGGACTTTCGTTTGCCGGCGCAGGGCGCGAGGCGGCCGGAGAATGCCACCTGGATACGCTGGGCGTCGCCATGCCGGACGACGGCAGCACGCGCCGTTAG
- the paaI gene encoding hydroxyphenylacetyl-CoA thioesterase PaaI, which yields MSVHVPPVEVPTDPQALAQAVGSVMYAGDAATQGLDMKIEEMAPGYARLTMRVRPDMLNGHKTCHGGFIFALADSAFAFSCNSRNVSTVASGCTIDYLAPGFEGDLLTAVAQERSLAGRTGVYDVTVTNQDGRNVALFRGRSYRIKGQIVGTPTDA from the coding sequence ATGAGCGTGCACGTTCCCCCCGTTGAAGTGCCGACCGACCCGCAGGCGCTGGCGCAGGCCGTGGGCTCGGTGATGTATGCCGGCGACGCGGCCACGCAGGGCCTGGATATGAAGATCGAGGAAATGGCGCCGGGCTATGCGCGGCTGACCATGCGCGTGCGGCCCGACATGCTGAACGGCCACAAGACCTGCCATGGCGGCTTCATCTTCGCCCTGGCCGACAGCGCGTTTGCGTTCTCGTGCAACTCGCGCAACGTCAGCACGGTCGCGTCGGGCTGCACGATCGACTATCTGGCGCCGGGTTTCGAAGGCGACCTGTTGACCGCCGTCGCCCAGGAGCGTTCGCTGGCCGGCCGCACCGGCGTCTATGACGTCACCGTCACCAATCAGGATGGACGCAACGTGGCCTTGTTCAGGGGGCGTTCCTACCGCATCAAGGGCCAGATCGTCGGGACGCCCACGGACGCCTGA
- the paaX gene encoding phenylacetic acid degradation operon negative regulatory protein PaaX, translating into MANPQSSLERALSRLLKSDPPRAKSLCVSVLGDALAPHGGAIWLGSLIELLAPLGINERLLRTSVFRLVAQNWLQSERHGRRSLYLISEQGVRHTSHASQRIYVGGAKEWNGEWTLVALPRTGNGLAERGELRRELTWEGFGMIAPGLFAHPHTEARAAHDILEKLGIPDRALVLSARDLAGAGGLPIASLATQCWNLDDVAEQYRQFSRNFGPLEKLLDEAPSPAEAFTVRVMVLHNWRRIVLHDPQLPAPMLPDNWPGHAARELCGRLYWKVFDPSEAHLNALAGQDNERYRPLSPEVEMRFGGRPG; encoded by the coding sequence ATGGCAAACCCTCAGTCGTCCCTTGAACGCGCTCTGTCCCGCTTATTGAAGAGCGATCCGCCCCGCGCGAAATCGCTCTGCGTCAGCGTACTGGGCGATGCATTGGCCCCGCATGGCGGCGCCATCTGGCTGGGCAGCCTGATCGAGCTTCTGGCTCCTCTGGGGATCAACGAACGCCTGCTGCGCACCAGCGTTTTTCGCCTGGTGGCGCAGAACTGGCTGCAATCCGAACGCCATGGCCGGCGCAGCCTCTATCTGATTTCCGAACAGGGCGTGCGGCACACGTCGCACGCGTCGCAGCGCATTTATGTGGGCGGCGCCAAGGAATGGAACGGGGAATGGACGCTGGTCGCGCTGCCGCGCACGGGCAACGGCCTGGCTGAGCGCGGCGAGCTGCGCCGCGAATTGACGTGGGAAGGCTTCGGCATGATCGCGCCGGGTCTGTTCGCGCATCCGCACACCGAGGCGCGCGCCGCGCACGACATCCTTGAAAAACTAGGTATCCCGGACCGGGCGCTGGTGTTGTCGGCCCGCGACCTGGCTGGCGCCGGCGGGCTGCCGATCGCCAGCCTGGCCACGCAATGCTGGAACCTGGACGACGTGGCCGAGCAATACCGGCAGTTCTCGCGCAACTTCGGCCCGCTGGAAAAGCTGCTGGACGAGGCGCCCTCGCCCGCCGAGGCGTTTACCGTGCGCGTCATGGTGCTGCATAACTGGCGACGCATCGTGCTGCACGATCCGCAGCTGCCCGCCCCGATGCTGCCCGACAACTGGCCCGGCCACGCCGCGCGGGAATTGTGCGGACGCCTTTACTGGAAGGTGTTCGATCCTTCCGAAGCGCACTTGAACGCCCTGGCCGGCCAGGACAACGAACGCTACCGTCCGCTGTCGCCCGAGGTCGAAATGCGCTTTGGGGGCCGGCCGGGTTAA
- the paaN gene encoding phenylacetic acid degradation protein PaaN, whose translation MSQKFFERHQPLLEQSLAAAALRGYWSPFAESPSPRNYGETANDEGRAAFEALQGKPFPLNLHDADGVVGGEKSPYGFELGITYPRVPADKLIAASKRALEDWRRAGPHAWVGVSLEILSRLNKLSFQIAYAVQHTTGQGFMMAFQAGGPHAQDRGFEAVTYAWQEMSRIPGIAVWEKPQGKNDPIRMEKQFTVVPRGVALVIGCSTFPTWNGYPGLFASLATGNTVIVKPHPGAILPLAITVKVAREVLQEAGFDPDVVQLAAHEAGDDTAQKLALDPAVKIVDFTGSTANGDWLENNARQAQVYTEKAGVNQVIIDSTSDLKGVARNLAFSLALYSGQMCTAPQNIYVPRDGINTPEGRVSFDDVAAALGVALEKVGADAAKAVELTGAIQNEGIVERIEKARALGLPVVADSKTLAHPQFENARVRTPLLLRTEAGNAALGQEWFGPIAFVVATDSTAHSIQLARDSVVQHGALSLSAYTTDDRVAEQVQDAAEVSGVSLSLNLTGAVFVNQTAAFSDFHGTGANPAANAALSDTAFVSNRFRVVQTRRHI comes from the coding sequence GTGTCCCAGAAATTCTTTGAACGTCACCAGCCCCTGCTGGAACAATCCCTGGCTGCCGCCGCGCTGCGCGGCTACTGGAGCCCGTTTGCCGAGTCGCCCAGCCCGCGCAACTATGGCGAGACCGCCAACGACGAAGGCCGCGCCGCCTTCGAAGCGCTCCAGGGCAAGCCCTTTCCGCTGAACCTGCACGATGCCGACGGCGTCGTGGGCGGCGAGAAGTCGCCCTACGGTTTCGAACTGGGCATCACGTATCCGCGCGTGCCGGCGGACAAGCTGATCGCCGCGTCCAAGCGCGCGCTTGAAGACTGGCGCCGCGCCGGTCCCCACGCCTGGGTGGGCGTGTCGCTGGAAATCCTGTCGCGCCTGAACAAGCTCAGCTTCCAGATCGCCTACGCGGTCCAGCACACCACTGGTCAGGGCTTCATGATGGCCTTCCAGGCCGGCGGCCCCCACGCGCAGGACCGCGGCTTCGAGGCCGTCACCTACGCCTGGCAGGAAATGTCGCGCATTCCGGGCATCGCGGTCTGGGAAAAGCCGCAGGGCAAGAACGACCCCATTCGCATGGAAAAGCAGTTCACGGTCGTGCCGCGCGGCGTCGCGCTGGTGATCGGTTGCTCCACCTTCCCGACGTGGAACGGCTACCCGGGCCTCTTCGCCAGCCTGGCGACGGGCAACACCGTCATCGTCAAGCCGCACCCCGGCGCCATCCTGCCGCTGGCCATCACCGTGAAGGTGGCGCGCGAAGTGCTGCAGGAAGCCGGTTTCGATCCCGACGTCGTGCAACTGGCCGCCCACGAAGCCGGCGACGACACCGCGCAGAAGCTGGCGCTGGACCCGGCCGTCAAGATCGTTGACTTCACCGGCAGCACCGCCAACGGCGACTGGCTGGAAAACAATGCGCGCCAGGCTCAGGTCTACACCGAGAAGGCCGGCGTGAACCAGGTCATCATCGATTCGACCTCGGATCTGAAGGGCGTGGCCCGCAACCTGGCGTTCTCGCTGGCCCTGTATTCGGGCCAGATGTGCACCGCGCCGCAGAACATCTACGTGCCGCGTGACGGCATCAACACCCCGGAAGGCCGTGTCAGCTTCGACGATGTGGCCGCCGCGCTGGGCGTGGCGCTGGAAAAGGTCGGCGCCGATGCCGCCAAGGCCGTCGAGCTGACGGGCGCCATCCAGAACGAAGGCATCGTCGAGCGCATCGAGAAGGCCCGCGCGCTGGGTCTGCCCGTCGTGGCGGACAGCAAGACGCTGGCGCATCCCCAGTTCGAAAACGCGCGCGTGCGCACGCCGCTGCTGCTGCGCACCGAGGCCGGCAATGCGGCGCTCGGCCAGGAGTGGTTTGGTCCGATTGCGTTTGTCGTCGCCACGGATTCCACCGCCCACAGCATCCAGCTCGCGCGTGACAGCGTCGTCCAGCACGGCGCGCTGTCGCTGTCGGCCTACACCACGGATGACCGCGTGGCCGAGCAGGTGCAGGACGCCGCCGAAGTATCCGGCGTGTCGCTGTCGCTGAACCTGACCGGCGCGGTGTTCGTCAACCAGACCGCCGCCTTCAGCGACTTCCACGGCACCGGCGCCAATCCGGCGGCCAATGCCGCGCTGTCGGACACGGCGTTCGTGTCGAACCGCTTCCGCGTGGTGCAAACCCGCCGTCACATCTAA
- the paaA gene encoding 1,2-phenylacetyl-CoA epoxidase subunit PaaA, whose product MYAQLVETGVKQVKTADQLEGLEQTFQRRIDDGVRIEAKDWMPEAYRKTLVRQISQHAHSEIVGMLPEGNWITRAPSLKRKAILLAKVQDEAGHGLYLYSAAETLGVSRDDLIDDLHAGRAKYSSIFNYPTLSWADIGMIGWLVDGSAIINQIPLCRCSYGPYARAMVRVCKEESFHQRQGYDLLMQMCLHGTPEQKAMVQDSLNRWWWPALMMFGPSDADSPNSAQSMAWKIKLFSNDELRQKMVDQTVPQAEYLGLTVPDPDLKWNAERGHYDFGEIDWSEFYAVLKGNGPCNRERLAARVKAHEDGAWVRDALVAHADKQSARKAA is encoded by the coding sequence ATGTACGCTCAACTCGTCGAAACCGGCGTCAAGCAGGTCAAGACCGCGGACCAGCTCGAAGGCCTGGAACAGACGTTCCAGCGACGCATCGACGATGGCGTCCGCATCGAGGCCAAGGACTGGATGCCCGAGGCCTACCGCAAGACGCTCGTGCGTCAGATCTCGCAGCACGCGCACTCGGAGATCGTGGGCATGCTGCCGGAAGGCAACTGGATCACGCGTGCCCCGTCCCTCAAGCGCAAGGCCATCCTCCTGGCCAAGGTGCAGGACGAGGCGGGCCACGGGCTCTACCTCTACAGCGCCGCGGAGACGCTGGGCGTGTCGCGCGATGACCTGATCGACGACCTGCACGCCGGGCGCGCCAAGTACTCCAGCATCTTCAACTACCCCACGCTGAGCTGGGCCGACATCGGCATGATCGGCTGGCTGGTCGACGGCTCGGCGATCATCAATCAGATTCCGCTGTGCCGCTGTTCGTATGGTCCGTACGCGCGGGCCATGGTGCGCGTCTGTAAGGAAGAGTCCTTCCATCAGCGCCAGGGCTATGACCTGCTCATGCAGATGTGCCTGCACGGCACGCCCGAACAGAAGGCGATGGTCCAGGACTCGCTCAACCGCTGGTGGTGGCCCGCACTGATGATGTTCGGTCCGTCGGACGCCGATTCGCCCAACAGCGCCCAGTCGATGGCCTGGAAGATCAAGCTCTTCTCCAACGACGAGCTGCGCCAGAAGATGGTGGACCAGACCGTGCCGCAAGCCGAGTACCTGGGCCTGACCGTCCCCGATCCCGACCTGAAGTGGAACGCCGAGCGCGGCCACTACGACTTTGGCGAAATCGACTGGTCCGAGTTCTACGCCGTGCTCAAGGGCAACGGCCCCTGCAACCGCGAACGCCTTGCCGCGCGGGTGAAGGCGCATGAGGACGGCGCCTGGGTGCGCGACGCGCTTGTCGCCCACGCCGACAAGCAGTCGGCCCGGAAAGCCGCCTAG
- the paaE gene encoding 1,2-phenylacetyl-CoA epoxidase subunit PaaE gives MSQNQFHALKVASVARNTRDAVVVTFDLPEALTNEFAFLPGQYLTLRTQLNGEELRRSYSICSAPRDKLLRVAIKKVDEGVFSSWANHQLQPGQTLEVMAPAGNFTVDFSPENQRHYVAFAVGSGITPVFSLVKTALSTEPRSKFTLFFGNRASSAVLFREEIEDLKNLYMDRFSLVYVMSRETQDIELFNGRLDGDKVDQLMSAWMSPEDIDYAFVCGPQTMTESVVERLQARGIPKSNIKFELFGAPKGPRALRTGQDAPQAPGKGQCEVTVVQDGHSRMFVIDKNKDSVLDSALAQGIELPYSCKGGVCSTCRCKVIEGEVDMDANFALEDYEVARGFILSCQSFPVSDRLVIDFDQET, from the coding sequence ATGAGCCAGAACCAATTCCATGCTTTGAAGGTGGCGTCCGTGGCGCGCAATACGCGCGATGCCGTGGTCGTGACCTTCGACCTGCCCGAGGCGCTGACGAACGAGTTCGCCTTCCTGCCCGGCCAGTACCTGACGCTGCGCACCCAGCTCAACGGCGAAGAGTTGCGCCGTTCGTATTCGATCTGTTCGGCGCCGCGCGACAAGCTCTTGCGCGTGGCGATCAAGAAGGTCGACGAAGGCGTGTTTTCGAGCTGGGCCAATCACCAATTGCAGCCTGGCCAGACGCTGGAGGTGATGGCGCCGGCGGGCAACTTCACGGTGGACTTCTCGCCCGAGAACCAGCGCCACTACGTGGCGTTTGCCGTGGGCAGTGGCATCACGCCCGTGTTTTCGCTGGTCAAGACGGCGCTGTCGACCGAGCCGCGCAGCAAGTTCACGCTGTTCTTCGGCAACCGCGCTTCGTCCGCCGTGCTGTTCCGCGAGGAAATCGAGGACCTGAAGAACCTGTACATGGACCGTTTCTCGCTGGTCTACGTGATGAGCCGCGAAACGCAGGACATCGAGCTCTTCAACGGCCGCCTGGATGGGGACAAGGTCGACCAGCTCATGTCGGCCTGGATGAGCCCCGAGGATATCGACTACGCTTTTGTGTGCGGTCCACAGACCATGACCGAGAGCGTGGTCGAGCGGTTGCAGGCGCGCGGCATCCCCAAGTCGAACATCAAGTTCGAACTCTTCGGCGCGCCCAAGGGCCCGCGTGCGCTGCGCACCGGCCAGGACGCCCCGCAGGCGCCCGGCAAGGGACAGTGCGAGGTCACCGTGGTGCAGGACGGACATAGCCGCATGTTCGTCATCGACAAGAACAAGGACAGCGTGCTGGATTCGGCGCTGGCGCAGGGCATTGAACTGCCGTATTCGTGCAAGGGCGGGGTGTGTTCCACCTGCCGTTGCAAGGTGATAGAAGGCGAGGTGGACATGGACGCCAACTTCGCCCTTGAAGATTATGAAGTCGCGCGCGGGTTCATCCTGAGCTGCCAGAGCTTTCCTGTCAGCGATCGGCTGGTCATCGACTTCGACCAGGAAACCTGA
- a CDS encoding M48 family metallopeptidase encodes MFTLLFVAFLLTDIAVRMWLASRQIRHVARNRDQVPAEFSHRIGLTSHQRAADYTVARVRLGMLERTYDALVLVALTLLGGLQFIDLMVSQLTSNDFVRQMLLLVVVALVLGLLGLPFTLWRQFKLEARFGFNRMTPGLFVADAAKGLLVAAVLGLPLAAAVLWLMGSAGAYWWIWAWALWTVFNLALLIIYPMFIAPLFNKFTPLSDPELAGRIQRLAQRCGFALNGLFVMDGSRRSAHGNAYFTGFGKSRRIVFFDTLLARLNADEIEAVLAHELGHFAKRHIIKRVIFSFAAALVFFAILGWIAQQPWFYVSLGVMPQLGGRNDAMALLLFFLVIPVFTFMLTPLASWYSRRDEFEADRYAAEQSSPDRLVSALVKLYDDNAATLTPDPVHSAFYDSHPPAAVRIRHLMAAAA; translated from the coding sequence ATGTTCACACTGCTGTTCGTTGCCTTCCTGCTGACCGATATTGCCGTGCGCATGTGGCTGGCGTCACGCCAGATCCGCCATGTCGCCCGCAATCGCGACCAGGTGCCTGCGGAATTCTCTCATCGCATCGGGTTGACCAGCCATCAGCGGGCGGCGGATTACACCGTGGCGCGGGTTCGGCTGGGCATGCTCGAGCGCACCTATGACGCCCTGGTGCTGGTCGCCCTGACGCTGCTGGGCGGTCTGCAATTCATCGACCTGATGGTCAGCCAGCTTACCAGCAACGACTTCGTGCGGCAGATGCTGCTGCTGGTGGTGGTTGCGCTGGTGCTGGGCCTGCTGGGTCTGCCCTTCACGCTTTGGCGGCAGTTCAAGCTGGAAGCGCGTTTTGGCTTCAACCGCATGACGCCCGGGTTGTTTGTGGCCGACGCCGCCAAGGGCCTGCTGGTCGCGGCGGTGCTGGGCCTGCCGCTGGCCGCCGCGGTGCTGTGGCTGATGGGCAGCGCCGGCGCCTATTGGTGGATCTGGGCGTGGGCACTGTGGACGGTATTCAACCTGGCCCTGCTGATCATCTACCCGATGTTCATCGCCCCGCTCTTCAACAAGTTCACGCCGCTGTCCGATCCCGAACTGGCCGGCCGCATCCAGCGTCTGGCGCAGCGCTGCGGCTTTGCCCTGAATGGCCTGTTCGTGATGGACGGCTCGCGCCGCTCGGCCCACGGCAACGCGTATTTCACGGGCTTCGGAAAATCGCGCCGCATCGTGTTCTTCGACACCCTGCTGGCCCGCCTGAACGCCGACGAAATCGAGGCTGTGCTGGCGCACGAGCTGGGGCACTTCGCCAAGCGCCACATCATCAAGCGCGTGATCTTCAGCTTTGCCGCCGCGCTGGTGTTCTTTGCGATTCTGGGCTGGATCGCGCAGCAGCCGTGGTTCTACGTGAGCCTGGGCGTGATGCCGCAATTGGGCGGCCGCAACGACGCCATGGCCCTGTTGCTGTTCTTCCTGGTCATTCCTGTATTCACCTTCATGCTGACGCCGCTGGCCAGCTGGTATTCGCGCCGCGACGAATTCGAAGCGGACCGCTATGCCGCCGAGCAAAGCTCGCCGGACCGTCTGGTCTCGGCGCTGGTCAAGCTGTACGACGACAACGCTGCAACCCTGACACCAGACCCTGTGCATTCCGCCTTTTACGACAGTCACCCTCCCGCCGCCGTGCGCATCCGCCACCTGATGGCGGCCGCCGCATGA